The Vitis riparia cultivar Riparia Gloire de Montpellier isolate 1030 chromosome 10, EGFV_Vit.rip_1.0, whole genome shotgun sequence genome includes a region encoding these proteins:
- the LOC117922881 gene encoding G-type lectin S-receptor-like serine/threonine-protein kinase At1g11330, whose product MRRPSVRPVSLLLTCFWFVFGCSAIDTITSTHFIKDPETIVSSGRVFKLGFFSLDGSSNRYVGIWYNTTSLLTIIWVANRDRPLNDSSGVLTISEDGNIQVLNGRKEILWSSNVSNPAGVNSSAQLQDSGNLVLRDNNGVSVWESLQNPSHSFVPQMKISTNTRTGVRKVLTSWKSSSDPSMGSFTAGVEPLNIPQVFIWNGSRPYWRSGPWDGQILTGVDVKWITLDGLNIVDDKEGTVYITFAYPDSGFFYAYVLTPEGILVETSRDKRNEDWKRVWKTKENECEIYGKCGPFGHCNSRDSPICSCLKGYEPKHTQEWNRGNWTGGCVRKTPLQCERTKNGSEEAKVDGFLKLTNMKVPDLAEQSYALEDDCRQQCLRNCSCIAYSYHTGIGCMWWSGDLIDIQKLSSTGAHLFIRVAHSELKQDRKRGARIIVIVTVIIGTIAIALCTYFLRRWIAKQRAKKRKIEEILSFNRGKFSDPSVPGDGVNQVKLEELPLIDFNKLSTATNNFHEANKLGQGGFGPVYRGKLAEGQDIAVKRLSRASTQGLEEFMNEVVVISKLQHRNLVRLIGCCIEGDEKMLIYEFMPNKSLDASLFDPVKRQLLDWRTRFKIIEGIGRGLLYLHRDSRLRIIHRDLKAGNILLDEDLNPKISDFGMARIFGSDQDQANTKRVVGTYGYMSPEYAMQGRFSEKSDVFSFGVLLLEIVSGRKNSSFYHEEYFTLLGYAWKLWKEDNMKTLIDGSILEACFQEEILRCIHVGLLCVQELAKDRPSISTVVGMICSEIAHLPPPKQPAFTEMRSGINTESSDKKCSLNKVSITMIEGR is encoded by the exons ATGAGAAGGCCAAGTGTGAGACCTGTGTCTCTCTTACTTACCTGTTTTTGGTTTGTGTTCGGCTGTTCTGCCATAGACACCATTACATCCACCCACTTCATCAAAGACCCTGAAACTATAGTCTCCAgtggaagggttttcaaactggGTTTCTTTAGCCTCGATGGTTCAAGTAATCGGTATGTTGGAATCTGGTACAACACCACTTCACTGCTCACTATCATATGGGTAGCCAACAGGGACAGACCCCTCAATGATTCTTCCGGTGTTCTCACCATATCTGAAGATGGTAATATTCAAGTTTTGAATGGCCGGAAGGAGATTCTGTGGTCATCCAATGTTTCAAACCCCGCAGGAGTCAATTCAAGTGCCCAGCTTCAGGATTCTGGAAATCTTGTTCTGCGAGATAACAACGGGGTGAGCGTATGGGAGAGTTTGCAAAACCCTTCTCACTCATTTGTGCCACAGATGAAAATTAGTACTAACACACGTACCGGTGTGAGAAAAGTACTGACATCATGGAAATCTTCCTCGGATCCATCCATGGGAAGCTTCACTGCCGGAGTTGAACCTCTAAACATCCCTCAAGTTTTCATCTGGAATGGAAGTCGCCCATATTGGCGTAGTGGTCCATGGGATGGTCAGATCTTGACGGGAGTAGACGTGAAATGGATTACTCTTGATGGGCTTAATATTGTTGATGATAAAGAAGGTACCGTTTATATAACTTTTGCTTACCCGGATTCAGGTTTCTTCTATGCCTATGTCTTGACTCCTGAAGGAATACTAGTGGAAACATCCAGGGATAAAAGGAATGAGGATTGGAAAAGAGTATGGAAGACCAAGGAGAATGAGTGTGAAATTTATGGCAAGTGCGGGCCATTTGGACACTGCAACTCGAGGGACTCACCAATTTGTAGCTGTTTGAAAGGGTATGAGCCAAAGCATACACAGGAATGGAATAGAGGAAATTGGACTGGTGGATGTGTGAGGAAGACGCCATTGCAATGTGAGAGAACCAAAAATGGCAGTGAAGAGGCCAAAGTAGATGGGTTTCTCAAGTTAACAAACATGAAAGTGCCAGACTTGGCAGAGCAGTCATATGCTCTTGAAGATGATTGCAGACAGCAATGCTTGAGGAATTGTTCCTGTATAGCTTATTCATATCATACAGGCATCGGGTGTATGTGGTGGAGTGGAGATTTAATCGACATACAAAAACTGTCTAGCACAGGCGCACATCTTTTCATCCGCGTTGCACATTCAGAACTAAAACAAG ATAGAAAGAGAGGCGCGAGAATAATTGTTATTGTTACAGTGATTATAGGGACAATTGCCATTGCCCTCTGCACTTACTTCTTAAGGAGGTGGATTGCCAAACAAAGAG CAAAGAAGAGGAAAATTGAAGAGATATTATCCTTCAACAGAGGAAAATTTTCTGATCCCAGTGTCCCTGGAGACGGTGTGAATCAAGTCAAACTTGAAGAGCTGCCACTGATCGATTTTAATAAGCTTTCAACTGCAACAAACAATTTCCATGAGGCCAATAAGCTGGGGCAGGGTGGTTTTGGTCCTGTATACAGA GGAAAATTGGCAGAAGGACAAGACATAGCAGTGAAAAGACTTTCAAGAGCATCTACACAAGGGCTAGAAGAGTTTATGAATGAGGTGGTGGTGATTTCTAAACTCCAACACAGGAATCTTGTTAGACTAATTGGCTGCTGCATTGAAGGAGACGAGAAGATGTTGATCTACGAGTTCATGCCGAATAAGAGCTTGGATGCTTCTCTCTTTG ATCCTGTCAAGCGGCAGTTATTAGATTGGAGGACACGGTTCAAGATTATTGAAGGAATTGGCCGAGGCCTTCTTTACCTTCACAGAGATTCTAGATTACGAATTATCCATAGAGACCTCAAGGCAGGTAATATTTTATTGGATGAAGACTTGAATcctaaaatttcagattttggtATGGCCAGAATATTTGGAAGCGATCAAGATCAAGCCAATACTAAAAGGGTTGTTGGAACATA TGGCTATATGTCTCCCGAGTATGCAATGCAAGGACGATTTTCAGAAAAATCAGATGTCTTCAGCTTTGGAGTACTTTTGTTAGAGATTGTAAGTGGGAGAAAGAATAGTAGCTTTTACCATGAGGAGTATTTTACCCTTTTGGGATAT GCATGGAAACTGTGGAAGGAAGATAACATGAAAACATTAATAGATGGAAGTATATTAGAAGCATGCTTCCAAGAGGAGATCTTGAGATGCATACATGTGGGACTGTTATGCGTACAGGAGTTGGCTAAAGACAGGCCATCCATTTCAACTGTTGTGGGAATGATTTGTAGTGAAATCGCACATCTTCCACCCCCAAAGCAACCTGCATTTACTGAGATGCGGAGTGGCATAAATACAGAGTCCTCCGATAAGAAGTGTTCCCTAAACAAAGTCAGTATTACCATGATTGAGGGCCGCTAG
- the LOC117922873 gene encoding G-type lectin S-receptor-like serine/threonine-protein kinase B120, translating into MNHCGTWGCGMDASCRCPTAVILFLLSIFYSLPSFCYAANTLTQGQSIRDGETVNSSSQHFALGFFSPENSTSRYVGIWYNKIEGQTLVWVANRDSPISGTDGVLSLDKTGNMVVFDGNGSSIWSSNASASSSNSTAILLDTGNLVLSSSDNVGDTDKAFWQSFNSSTDTFLPGMKVLVDETMGENRVFTSWKTEVDPSPGNYTMGVDPRAAPQIVIWDGSIRWWRSGHWNGLIFTGIPDMMAVYLYGFKYTTDEDGKSYFTYTPSNSSDLLRFQIRWNGTEEQLRWDSDKKKWGVMQSQPDNECEEYNKCGAFGICSFENSASCSCLEGFHPRHVDQWNKGNWSGGCVRRTQLQCDRSTSANGTGEGDGFLKVEGVKLPDFADRVNLDNKECEKQCLQNCSCMAYAHVTGIGCMMWGGDLVDIQHFAEGGRTTLHLRLAGSELGGKGIAKLVIVIIVVVGAVFLSLSTWLLWRFRAKLRAFLNPGQRKNELPILDVSSGREFSKDFSGSVDLVGEGKQGSGSELPLFNFKCVAAATGNFSDENKLGQGGFGPVYKGMLPGGEEIAVKRLSRRSGQGLEEFKNEMTLIAKLQHRNLVRLLGCCIEGEEKMLLYEYMPNKSLDFFIFDPAKQAELDWRKRFTIIEGIARGLLYLHRDSRLRIIHRDMKASNILLDEEMNPKISDFGMARIFGGDQNEANTTRVVGTYGYMAPEYAMEGLFSVKSDVYSFGVLLLEIVSGRRNTSFRLTEHSNLLSFAWQLWNEGKAMEFVDSSIRDSCSQDEVLRCIKVGMFCVQDSTIYRPTMSTVVLMLESETATLPMPRQPTFTSTRSSIDLDLFSEGLEIVSSNNITLSAVVGR; encoded by the exons ATGAACCATTGCGGCACTTGGGGTTGTGGGATGGACGCCAGCTGCAGATGCCCAACGGCTGTTATTCTTTTCTTGCTCTCCATTTTCTACTCTCTGCCATCGTTTTGTTATGCAGCCAACACCCTTACACAAGGCCAGTCCATCAGAGATGGAGAGACCGTGAACTCCAGCAGCCAGCACTTTGCACTGGGATTCTTCAGCCCTGAGAATTCTACTTCACGATATGTTGGAATATGGTACAACAAGATTGAAGGACAGACTCTGGTATGGGTGGCTAATAGGGACTCGCCAATCTCTGGTACAGATGGGGTTTTAAGTTTAGATAAGACTGGGAATATGGTGGTTTTTGATGGAAATGGGAGTTCTATCTGGTCAAGTAATGCTTCAGCTTCATCTAGCAACTCAACGGCAATTCTTTTGGACACTGGAAATCTAGTTCTTTCAAGCAGTGATAATGTTGGAGATACTGATAAGGCCTTCTGGCAGAGCTTTAATAGCTCGACGGATACTTTCTTGCCTGGCATGAAAGTGCTTGTAGATGAAACAATGGGAGAGAACCGTGTCTTCACATCTTGGAAAACTGAGGTTGATCCTTCACCGGGAAACTACACCATGGGGGTGGATCCCCGGGCAGCACCACAGATAGTCATATGGGATGGATCTATTAGGTGGTGGAGAAGCGGCCACTGGAATGGACTGATATTTACTGGTATTCCAGACATGATGGCTGTTTATTTATATGGCTTTAAGTATACCACTGATGAGGATGGAAAATCTTATTTCACATATACACCATCCAACAGTTCTGATCTATTGAGATTTCAGATAAGGTGGAATGGCACGGAAGAGCAGCTAAGGTGGGATAGTGATAAAAAGAAATGGGGTGTGATGCAATCGCAGCCTGATAATGAATGTGAGGAGTACAATAAGTGTGGGGCTTTTGGGATATGCAGTTTTGAAAATTCTGCCAGTTGCAGTTGTTTGGAAGGGTTTCACCCCAGGCACGTTGATCAATGGAATAAAGGAAATTGGTCCGGTGGATGTGTTAGGAGGACACAATTACAGTGTGATAGGAGTACCAGTGCAAATGGGACTGGGGAAGGAGATGGGTTTCTGAAAGTGGAAGGGGTGAAGTTGCCAGATTTTGCAGATAGGGTGAATCTGGATAACAAGGAGTGTGAGAAGCAGTGTTTACAGAATTGTTCGTGTATGGCATATGCTCATGTGACTGGAATTGGCTGCATGATGTGGGGCGGAGACTTGGTCGATATCCAGCATTTTGCTGAAGGGGGTAGAACAACTCTTCATCTTCGTCTAGCAGGTTCTGAACTAG GTGGCAAGGGCATAGCTAAACTTGTAATAGTAATAATTGTGGTAGTGGGAGCAGTCTTCTTAAGCCTATCCACTTGGCTACTATGGAGGTTCAGAGCAAAACTGAGAG CATTCTTAAATCCGGGGCAGAGAAAAAATGAATTGCCAATACTAGATGTGAGCAGTGGAAGAgaattttcaaaagatttttcaGGATCAGTTGATCTTGTTGGAGAAGGGAAGCAAGGAAGTGGATCAGAATTGCCGTTGTTCAATTTCAAGTGTGTTGCAGCTGCTACAGGCAACTTTTCTGATGAAAACAAACTTGGACAGGGGGGATTTGGCCCTGTCTACAAG gGAATGCTACCAGGGGGAGAAGAAATAGCCGTAAAGAGGCTTTCAAGAAGGTCTGGACAAGGCCTAGAGGAGTTTAAGAATGAAATGACACTAATTGCCAAGTTACAACACAGAAACCTTGTTAGACTTTTGGGCTGTTGCATTGAAGGCGAAGAAAAGATGCTGCTTTATGAGTACATGCCAAACAAAAGCttggatttctttatttttg ACCCAGCCAAGCAAGCAGAACTAGACTGGAGGAAACGCTTCACAATCATCGAAGGGATAGCACGAGGACTCCTGTATCTTCATCGTGATTCAAGACTAAGAATTATTCATAGAGACATGAAGGCTAGCAACATTTTGTTGGATGAAGAAATGAACCCAAAAATCTCGGACTTTGGTATGGCCCGAATTTTTGGAGGGGACCAAAATGAAGCAAATACAACCCGAGTTGTTGGCACATA TGGCTATATGGCTCCTGAGTATGCAATGGAAGGCCTATTTTCTGTAAAATCTGATGTCTATAGCTTTGGAGTTCTACTGTTAGAAATTGTAAGCGGGCGGAGGAACACCAGCTTTCGTTTAACTGAACATTCCAACCTTCTTTCATTT GCATGGCAACTTTGGAATGAAGGAAAAGCAATGGAGTTTGTGGATTCTTCAATTCGGGATTCATGTTCACAGGATGAAGTGTTGAGATGCATAAAGGTTGGAATGTTTTGTGTCCAAGATTCTACAATTTACCGG